The window TGAAAACGATGTTTATGAAGAGGCCAAGGCCGGGTATCCGGAAATCGGCACCCTGGTCATGTCCCCGGACGGGGAAGGGAAGATCGTAACCATCAATATATTCCGGAAAACCGTGAGTATTGAACTGCATGAAAGTAAAGCCATTCGCGAATATCCCCTGAATGAGTTAAAAATTAAGCAAGGCCGAGGTGAATGCAACTGTGGCTGCCCTGCCCGGCAGGATTAATCGTTTGGAACAGGCCCTTCGTCAGATTTGCGATGAGGTGGACCGCCTGAAACAGGAAGTAAGGGAACTGGAAGATGAAAATAGCCGTCTAAGACAGGAAGTGGCCGGCTTATATGCGGAAGAAAATGAGGGAGCGGGTCGGAATCGACCCGGTGCCCGCAATCTGTGGGACTTGTATGACAAGGGATTCCATATTTGCAACTTGTATTTTGGCAAGGGCAGAGAAGGAGAATGCATCTTTTGCTATGCCCTCATGAGCAGAGGAGATCAGAATGACGGTGCTTAAAGAACGGGGAACCCTGTATCTCTGCGCAACCCCCCTGGGAAATCTGGAGGATATTACGCTCCGGGCCTTGCGTATTTTAAAAGAAGCGAGCATCATTGCAGCGGAGGATACCCGCCATACCCGGAAACTGCTCAGTCATTTTGATATCCACACGCCCTTGACCAGTTATCATTCTCACAGTGGTGAGGGCAAAGGGGAACACCTGCTGCAACGTTTGAGGCAAGGGGAAGCCGTTGCCCTGGTCTCGGACGCCGGCATGCCCGGCATCTCAGACCCGGGAGCAGAATTGGTTAAACAGGCCGTGGCCGAGGAGATTGACGTGGTCCCGGTTCCAGGGCCTTCGGCGGGGATTGCCGCTTTGATCATTTCCGGCCTGCCGACCCACAAGTTTGCCTTTGAGGGTTTTCTTTCCAACCAGCGAAAAACCCGGCGCAAGCAACTGCAGGCTTTAAAAAGGGAGCACCGCACCCTGATTTTTTACGAATCTCCCCACCGGCTGGTAGACAGCCTTAAAGAGATGCTGGCCCAATGGGGGGAACGCCCCTGCGCGGTGGCCCGGGAGCTGACAAAAGTGCATGAAGAAATTAAAAGGGGCACCCTGTC is drawn from Desulforamulus ruminis DSM 2154 and contains these coding sequences:
- the rsmI gene encoding 16S rRNA (cytidine(1402)-2'-O)-methyltransferase — its product is MTVLKERGTLYLCATPLGNLEDITLRALRILKEASIIAAEDTRHTRKLLSHFDIHTPLTSYHSHSGEGKGEHLLQRLRQGEAVALVSDAGMPGISDPGAELVKQAVAEEIDVVPVPGPSAGIAALIISGLPTHKFAFEGFLSNQRKTRRKQLQALKREHRTLIFYESPHRLVDSLKEMLAQWGERPCAVARELTKVHEEIKRGTLSEVLAHFAENQPRGEITLVVAGLPEEERNEWEFREPWLELSVLDHVTLLEKEGRERREAIKEVARLRGVPKREVYALVHDTGEQRSPEFPPGS
- a CDS encoding initiation-control protein YabA, which codes for MAALPGRINRLEQALRQICDEVDRLKQEVRELEDENSRLRQEVAGLYAEENEGAGRNRPGARNLWDLYDKGFHICNLYFGKGREGECIFCYALMSRGDQNDGA